The Deltaproteobacteria bacterium DNA window AGAGTATCAGCAACGATAGTGCCGGTATCCACCGGGAAGCCGTCATAGGCAACGGTCTGTGTCACGTATCCCGCTGACCTTGTGGCGCTTGCTATGCGCTCACTAAAGGCACTATCGACGTTCATAGCGAATGCAAAGGACCCAAGGTCATGCCAACTAGGATCGACATGGATACCTTCAAGTCTTGGTTTAGCTTGTACCATGGTGCCAAGCACCGATAGCCATTGAGAGCTGTAGTATATGACGCGCCGGACGCCTTTTCTCACGAGATCGTCGCCAAGACGGCGCATCGCCTGATGTAGCTGCGCGTGCGGTGAGTCAGGTGTGGGCGTCAATAAGTGGGGCAGTCCCGGCACCAATGCGGCAAAGGCTAGGGTCACGGTGCTACCTCCATTTGTTTGGTCAAATCCCATTCGACGACTGCATTGCCTGTACCGATGACATTGCCGTAAGCGTGGACGCTCGCAGGAACCGTGGTGAAATCCATGGCGCTGAGCATCCAAACGAGTCCCCCCGCTTTGACCTCGGCATAGGCCTCGTCGATAAACTCAGGCAAGAGCGCAAGCATTCCATGAAGGTCGCCGACGCGCATAAGGTTGAGCATGCGGACATCCCACTCATACTGGGCCTGACTAAAAACATGCTCTTTACTCATGTCTTCAGGTAGATCTGGATTCGGCTCGGCGCTGAAATGTATATGTGACAGCGAGTTGCTGGCAGCTAGCACTACTCTTTTACCCGATTTTTGAATCGCTACTTTAGTTGCTTCTCCTAGTTTTACCATTTCCTCCTGTGCCACTTTGGGGTCATGGAAATAGGGGCTGTTATTTGAACTAAGTGCGATGATGGGAATGTCCCAGTCTGGGTTCATCATGTGTAGTGATGTAATAGTTCCATAGTCGACGCGGAAGTCTGGATTGGTCATGGGCTTTGACGTCAATCCGATCTTGCGAGCCTCGTCACTAATGCTGACGGCAAGGTCGACGTCGACCTGAAGGTCAAACCTATAGCGAAAAAGATGGGGAAATATCGGATCTACCGAAAGTCCCTTCAGTCTCTTAACGGCGAGCACATCGTGCCCCACAGTGGTCTGCCAATGGGGTGTATGGACAATAATCGCGTCCGGTCTTTGTGATTTAAGTTTAGAGCGACAGTGATCGTATCCCCACCGAAGCATCTCCCAGCCTCCGCGTGAGCGGGGTTCGTTTTGAGGAGGGTTCTCGGCGTAGACTAAGTGCGGTGGATGCGGCGCCAGCCATCCCCCAAGGATGTGGCCAGTTGGCTTCAATGTCATGATTTATTCCACGGTTTGGTAAAGAGTCCAGCAGCCAAAGTCATCACGGCGATAATAGTTGGCACCGTGGGTAGGTGGCTAAAGACGAGAGATAAAATAAAACCAAGGGCGGTTGCGAGACCACCAACCATGGCGCAACTAACGATATGGCGCGTCAGGCCGGATTTGCCGCCAAAAGAGAGCACCGACGTTGGGATAAATAGACATGCAATAGTGAAGAGAAAGCCGACAGTTTGGATACAAAAACACAAAACTATCAACGATCCTACGGCGAACAGGTTGCCCCATTTTGTCGATTTTTGCGGAGCGCCGAGAATGGCAATCGCAAACGAGTCTCTGGTAATTTGACGGCGGAAGACTATAGCAGAGGGCAGTAGCACTAGTCCGACGGCAAGTGTCGCGTACGATTCCGATCGGCTCAGAGTAGCGAGATCGCCAAAGTATTTTTGTGACATATGGCTTTCGAGCATGGGGAACAGCGCGCTGATTAAATAACCGCATGCAAGAAGCACTGCAAATAGTGCTGCAAAGTGAGTGTTGTTAGAGCTCCCGCCGCTCGCCGCTAAGCGTTCACTGACGTAGGACGTGGCTGCAGCAAGTACCAGACCCAGAACAAACGGGGCGCCACTCGAGACCAGGGCAAGGTCTGCCATGAAATCGAATATACCAAGTCCTAGCAGCACGCCGAGCATAGCACCTTGGCTAATACAGAGTGTCTGCATGGCTCGATCCCGCGCCGCTAGTTGCGTACCAAGGCCAGCTAGGGCCGCACCCAAAACGGAAGCGGCTAGGATCGTCACAGCATATATCGAGAACAACGCCTGCATCTTCAACTCGCGAATTTAGAGAGGTCGAGCACTTTCACCTGATGCAATGAGTGCTCCGTGATGAGTTTCTCGTGGCACACGATGATGATCGAGCGATCGCCTGATGCCACATAGTCATCTAGTAGACCTAACAGGTGCGAGCGACTTTTGGCATCGAGGTGATTTGTGGGTTCGTCAAGCACGAGTAGCTGAGGTTTAGATAGGAGAATTTGGGTCAGTAGAGTCTTCTGTCGCTCACCACCACTGGCTGTATTCCACGATAGGCTCAAGGCGGCTGTGTCAAGCAGTCCAAGCCCTGTGGCCTGGACACGACTGAATGATCCGCTATTGTGGATAGCCATGACATCAGCAAGAGTCATGGGAATATGAAATTCGCGATTTTGGAGTTGCGCCAAGTAACCCACTGTCGTCGCTCTTACTGACACTGTTCCACTGAGTGCGCGGTGCGCCCCAAGAAGCACCTGAAGTAATGTAGACTTGCCAGTTCCGTTCGGTCCAGTCACGGCGAGGATCTGGCCAGAACCAAGGTCCACATCAAGGCCTTTGACCAACGGACGACCATCGGGAGTACCGTAGCTAAGGCCATCAATCTTAAGCAGAGATGCTTGATTCATCAGTGACCCTGGCTCGGTTTCGTGGTGGCCTCTACAACCGAGCGGGCAATATGACGCTGAAGCTCATCGTAGGTCGCGGTTTTGGTACCGGCCTGGATCATCGTAGGCACAATCACTAGAGGAATACCGGACAGTTCAGCGAAGCGATCCAAAGTCTTTTTGGGGAAATAATCTGCCGCTAGTGCGACCCTCACGCCGCTGCTTTTCGCCGTTAATGCCACCTCGGCTAAGCGTCCAGCCGAAGGCGGAACCCCTGGTTTTTCCTCGATGCTGCCGCTGCTGAGCAGGCCGTGATCGGCCAAGAAATAGGAGAATTCGCGATGATATTCGATAATCACGCCGCGGCCTCCGTTGTCCTTCTGCAGTTTTTTCAACGGAGTCAAAATAACGTCAATCTCGTGATCGAGCGCCATCATTGCCTTCTCAAACTGGGCATGTCCTTGGCGGTAGGCTTGAGCGTGGGCTGGATCGGCTGCGCTCAACGCGGCCACAATCGTGGCACCACTAGCTGCCAGAGCCTTGGGGCTCAGAAAGAAGTGCGGGTTGCCCGATGGGTGTACGTCACCCATGGAGCGGTCGATTGGACCGGTCGGTTTCTCGATGGCCTGGACGCTCTTGCCTGCCTCGCAGTAGCCTGCGCCGCCTGGCTGTACCTTGGCGTTGCCTGATCGCGTCAGCACTGCGGGCATGTAGCCGATCTCCAGATCAAGGCCAACGATACATACGACATCCGCCTCGGCCGTGAGCCTTGTAAACTCAGGTACGGCGTCGACGAAGTGGGGATTTTCCCGTCCACGAAGTAGAGCTTTGGCCTCAACTAAATCACCCCCGATTGCACCAGCGGCATAAGCGAGCTCAGGAACAGTTGTGACCACTTTGACCTTAGCGGACGCCTGATGGCTCATACCAGTCGTGACCACAGTACAAACGAGGGCAAAGACAGATCTCAGCACGGTTCTAAAACTCATGGGCGGGGTGGGCTCCAAGATTAACAGCGGCTTGCAGTAGGAGCATCTTGCTGAAGCGCTCTGCAACGCCTTGTTGTTTAGCGGTAGTCCAGTCGAAAGCTGCGCGGAAAGTGACAAACTCACTGGATTTATAAGTCAAGGTCGGCACGTAACGCTGCTCCGCGTTAGCGACTGGTTTGCCAGAGATGTCTTTCAGGCTGAGTACCGTAAAGTAATCAAGTAAAAGACCCAAATGCCACTCGGGACTGAAACTATACTGCGGCAGCACATAGAGGCCGACCGAGCGTTCTTCTTTACCCACCAAGGGTGCGAGCTGGCGCTGCCAGATTTCACCCTGCAGCAAAAATCCGGCACCATCAGGCTGACGCCACTTGGCCGTCAAGTCGATGCCGCTCAGGGTCATGCTATCGCCTTGGGCAGACTTGCGCGTTAGGTAGTTGACCGCGGTCTGCAT harbors:
- a CDS encoding metal ABC transporter permease; translation: MQALFSIYAVTILAASVLGAALAGLGTQLAARDRAMQTLCISQGAMLGVLLGLGIFDFMADLALVSSGAPFVLGLVLAAATSYVSERLAASGGSSNNTHFAALFAVLLACGYLISALFPMLESHMSQKYFGDLATLSRSESYATLAVGLVLLPSAIVFRRQITRDSFAIAILGAPQKSTKWGNLFAVGSLIVLCFCIQTVGFLFTIACLFIPTSVLSFGGKSGLTRHIVSCAMVGGLATALGFILSLVFSHLPTVPTIIAVMTLAAGLFTKPWNKS
- a CDS encoding ATP-binding cassette domain-containing protein; translated protein: MNQASLLKIDGLSYGTPDGRPLVKGLDVDLGSGQILAVTGPNGTGKSTLLQVLLGAHRALSGTVSVRATTVGYLAQLQNREFHIPMTLADVMAIHNSGSFSRVQATGLGLLDTAALSLSWNTASGGERQKTLLTQILLSKPQLLVLDEPTNHLDAKSRSHLLGLLDDYVASGDRSIIIVCHEKLITEHSLHQVKVLDLSKFAS
- a CDS encoding zinc ABC transporter substrate-binding protein; the protein is MSFRTVLRSVFALVCTVVTTGMSHQASAKVKVVTTVPELAYAAGAIGGDLVEAKALLRGRENPHFVDAVPEFTRLTAEADVVCIVGLDLEIGYMPAVLTRSGNAKVQPGGAGYCEAGKSVQAIEKPTGPIDRSMGDVHPSGNPHFFLSPKALAASGATIVAALSAADPAHAQAYRQGHAQFEKAMMALDHEIDVILTPLKKLQKDNGGRGVIIEYHREFSYFLADHGLLSSGSIEEKPGVPPSAGRLAEVALTAKSSGVRVALAADYFPKKTLDRFAELSGIPLVIVPTMIQAGTKTATYDELQRHIARSVVEATTKPSQGH
- a CDS encoding tRNA U-34 5-methylaminomethyl-2-thiouridine biosynthesis protein produces the protein MTLKPTGHILGGWLAPHPPHLVYAENPPQNEPRSRGGWEMLRWGYDHCRSKLKSQRPDAIIVHTPHWQTTVGHDVLAVKRLKGLSVDPIFPHLFRYRFDLQVDVDLAVSISDEARKIGLTSKPMTNPDFRVDYGTITSLHMMNPDWDIPIIALSSNNSPYFHDPKVAQEEMVKLGEATKVAIQKSGKRVVLAASNSLSHIHFSAEPNPDLPEDMSKEHVFSQAQYEWDVRMLNLMRVGDLHGMLALLPEFIDEAYAEVKAGGLVWMLSAMDFTTVPASVHAYGNVIGTGNAVVEWDLTKQMEVAP